In one Microbulbifer pacificus genomic region, the following are encoded:
- a CDS encoding histidine phosphatase family protein: MHQILLIRHGEAAKSSTDADPGLTERGQQQAEALADRLVREFQDGVGVRLISSPKARAIQTAVPIATRWKTQIVEDPSVIEIPSPQGMPLKERSRWIRNLLNSQWDSLTPTQVQWRKGITDRLRQLYSSAEREPFHTTLVFCHFMVINSVVAAIRHDLQVAQFHPDYASQTRLALNEGKLIVKELGQEKSSDNLIQ, from the coding sequence TTGCACCAGATACTATTGATTCGTCATGGCGAAGCCGCCAAGTCCTCCACCGACGCCGACCCCGGCCTCACCGAACGTGGCCAGCAACAGGCGGAGGCACTGGCGGACAGGTTGGTCAGGGAGTTTCAGGATGGAGTGGGTGTACGTCTGATCAGCAGTCCGAAAGCGCGCGCCATACAGACAGCTGTTCCCATTGCAACGCGCTGGAAAACACAGATAGTCGAAGACCCGAGTGTCATTGAGATTCCTTCCCCACAGGGCATGCCGCTGAAGGAACGGAGCCGGTGGATTCGCAATCTGCTCAACAGTCAGTGGGACTCCCTTACGCCCACACAGGTTCAGTGGCGTAAAGGCATTACCGATCGACTACGACAACTCTACTCATCCGCAGAGAGAGAGCCATTCCACACTACACTGGTATTCTGCCATTTTATGGTGATCAATTCCGTTGTAGCGGCCATTCGCCATGACCTTCAGGTCGCTCAATTTCACCCGGACTACGCTTCGCAGACTCGCCTGGCTCTCAATGAAGGCAAATTGATAGTGAAGGAACTCGGGCAGGAAAAGAGCTCCGATAACCTGATCCAATAA
- a CDS encoding HlyD family type I secretion periplasmic adaptor subunit — MSSEIPSPSNHKSAISRRDESPGVAANIALLEADFHNAGSHYSQESDEAKLSHSGRVVWLFFLMLSCFIGWSYFANVDEVSKGEGKVIPTSRAQVIQSLEGGILARLDVKEGDIVEQGQILAQLDPTKIRSNVEESEARYRAALASAARLSAEVNGTDLAFPEALAGHPELIAKEKKLYQTRQRSLQDSLSSLRESRALIQSELSITRDLVKSGAASNVEVLRLSRQKSELDLKIKDVQSEYMVRAREELASVSAEVDALSSVIEGRSDSLTRLTLKSPVRGIVKDIEVTTIGGVIPPNGRLMEIVPLDDRLLIEAKISPRDIAFIHPGQDAKVKITAYDFSVYGGLDGKVTTISPDTIQDETKPGEYYYHVLILTDSDALINRAGVEFPIVPGMVATVDVKTGSKTIFDYLVKPFNQAGEALRER; from the coding sequence ATGTCCAGTGAAATTCCCTCACCCAGTAACCATAAATCCGCCATCAGCCGCAGGGATGAATCACCGGGCGTTGCCGCAAATATTGCTCTTTTAGAAGCGGATTTTCACAATGCTGGTTCACATTACAGCCAGGAGTCCGACGAGGCGAAATTATCACATTCCGGTCGAGTGGTCTGGTTATTCTTTCTAATGTTGAGCTGTTTCATTGGCTGGTCCTACTTTGCCAATGTAGATGAGGTGTCCAAAGGAGAGGGAAAAGTTATTCCAACATCCAGAGCGCAGGTAATACAGTCTCTGGAGGGGGGAATACTGGCCCGTCTTGACGTGAAGGAGGGAGACATCGTCGAGCAAGGGCAAATACTTGCGCAGCTGGATCCTACAAAAATTCGATCGAATGTCGAGGAAAGCGAGGCTAGATACCGCGCGGCGCTTGCTAGCGCCGCGCGTTTAAGCGCTGAAGTCAACGGTACAGATCTCGCATTTCCGGAGGCTCTGGCTGGGCATCCCGAACTTATTGCAAAAGAGAAGAAGCTCTATCAGACACGTCAGAGAAGTTTGCAAGATTCTCTAAGCAGCCTCCGCGAATCACGGGCACTAATTCAGAGTGAACTTTCTATCACCCGCGATCTGGTAAAATCTGGCGCGGCGAGCAATGTCGAAGTTCTTCGGTTAAGCCGACAGAAATCGGAGCTCGATCTTAAGATAAAAGATGTGCAGTCCGAATACATGGTGCGCGCTCGCGAGGAACTGGCGAGTGTTAGTGCAGAAGTGGATGCGCTTTCTTCCGTTATTGAAGGGCGATCGGATTCCCTCACCAGACTTACCCTGAAATCTCCGGTACGCGGAATCGTCAAGGATATTGAAGTTACTACCATTGGAGGGGTGATACCACCTAATGGACGTCTGATGGAAATTGTTCCTCTCGACGACCGTCTTTTGATCGAGGCGAAAATTTCCCCAAGGGACATCGCCTTCATTCATCCGGGACAGGACGCCAAAGTAAAAATTACTGCATATGATTTCAGTGTATACGGTGGTCTTGATGGAAAGGTAACGACAATATCTCCCGATACAATCCAGGATGAAACCAAACCCGGTGAATATTACTACCACGTGCTGATACTTACGGATTCCGATGCTCTAATCAATCGCGCTGGTGTGGAATTTCCTATTGTTCCGGGAATGGTGGCAACCGTAGATGTAAAAACTGGATCGAAGACGATATTTGATTACCTGGTCAAACCGTTTAACCAGGCGGGAGAAGCATTGCGCGAACGTTGA
- a CDS encoding carboxylesterase/lipase family protein, with the protein MSHPKKPDIAKLNLREAALCVETDCGCLKGKITKFNKGANAAQHGAIRQFLGIPYAAPPVGPLRWRPPMPMPPWDHIRQATHFAMPAPQNPNHLFEIRGPHGEAPENEDCLYLNIHAPLCHAHSRLPVMVWIHGGSFYLGSGCQVLYDGQHLAGSGRAIVVTINYRLGALGFLRLSEFTDIPATGNEGILDQIAALRWIKKNIEAFGGDPNNITLFGESAGAMSIASLFSAHDENKEFFSGRLFHKAIVQSGNPAVYSRVENATAMAERFCEILYTLRNGKPLKQTPTTRELLSAQEILLNDPETERRWGHLPFKPVLDGELITRPPLDAVRSGAGADVVMMVGSNRDEWNLFSAARPESLSLDEQQIRSHLQRFLSKDRIQPLLDHYRRQAESLAENPWPLWSRVWNLLLTDMIFTVPGLRLLQAHQGKRFHYHFAQPLSTQPMLGACHASELGYVFGTHGDPSLQHLYGGETDAHILSDSMRNAWLNFAETGDPGDNWPDFEHGRSRYFGNQEVAAMDTDALQQVWKILDDSNLNGLL; encoded by the coding sequence ATGTCCCATCCCAAAAAGCCAGACATCGCTAAACTCAACCTCCGCGAGGCGGCTCTGTGTGTTGAAACAGACTGCGGATGTTTGAAAGGCAAAATCACCAAATTTAACAAAGGCGCCAATGCCGCCCAGCACGGGGCCATAAGACAATTTCTGGGCATTCCCTACGCAGCCCCTCCCGTCGGGCCATTGCGCTGGCGCCCTCCCATGCCCATGCCCCCCTGGGATCACATACGGCAAGCCACACACTTCGCCATGCCCGCACCACAGAATCCCAACCATTTGTTCGAGATCCGGGGGCCGCACGGGGAGGCGCCGGAAAATGAAGACTGCCTCTATCTCAACATCCATGCCCCGCTTTGCCACGCGCACTCACGGCTGCCCGTCATGGTTTGGATTCATGGCGGCTCCTTCTATCTCGGGTCAGGATGCCAGGTGCTGTACGACGGCCAGCATCTCGCCGGTAGCGGACGAGCCATCGTGGTAACGATCAATTACAGACTCGGTGCACTGGGATTTCTGAGACTCAGCGAGTTCACCGACATACCGGCCACCGGCAATGAGGGTATTCTCGACCAGATCGCTGCACTTCGCTGGATCAAAAAGAATATAGAGGCGTTTGGCGGTGATCCAAACAATATCACCCTGTTCGGTGAATCGGCGGGGGCTATGAGCATTGCCAGTCTGTTTTCCGCACACGATGAGAACAAAGAGTTCTTCAGCGGCCGTCTCTTTCATAAAGCCATTGTGCAAAGCGGTAACCCCGCCGTCTACAGCCGGGTGGAAAATGCCACGGCAATGGCCGAAAGGTTTTGTGAAATTTTATACACTCTGCGTAACGGTAAGCCGCTTAAGCAAACGCCAACAACCCGGGAGCTGCTCAGTGCCCAGGAAATATTACTAAATGATCCGGAAACGGAACGTCGCTGGGGACACCTCCCTTTCAAACCCGTACTGGATGGAGAACTGATTACCCGCCCCCCCCTGGATGCCGTGCGCAGTGGTGCTGGCGCCGATGTCGTCATGATGGTGGGTAGTAATCGCGACGAGTGGAATCTGTTCAGCGCAGCACGACCGGAGTCCCTAAGCCTTGACGAACAACAGATCCGCAGTCATCTGCAGCGGTTTCTTTCAAAAGATCGGATTCAGCCATTATTGGACCACTACCGTCGGCAGGCGGAGTCGCTGGCGGAAAATCCATGGCCTTTATGGAGCAGAGTCTGGAACCTTTTGCTCACTGATATGATTTTCACTGTACCCGGCCTGCGCCTACTTCAGGCACACCAGGGGAAACGCTTTCACTATCACTTTGCACAACCCCTAAGTACCCAACCGATGCTCGGTGCCTGCCACGCCTCCGAACTGGGTTACGTATTTGGTACTCATGGAGATCCCTCGTTGCAGCACCTGTACGGGGGAGAAACAGATGCACATATTCTCAGTGACTCCATGCGCAACGCCTGGCTGAATTTTGCCGAAACCGGAGATCCCGGAGACAACTGGCCCGACTTCGAGCACGGGCGTAGCCGGTATTTCGGCAATCAGGAAGTAGCCGCTATGGATACCGATGCCTTGCAACAGGTATGGAAAATCCTGGATGATTCGAATCTGAATGGCCTTCTCTGA
- a CDS encoding BapA/Bap/LapF family prefix-like domain-containing protein, with protein sequence MQTQVVDKSSGTLSSFETANVVLSSPGFVKLGLSQEDIVSFSRSGTDLIIQLASGEVITIENFYLADTNSLESDLFLEDPETGAVLLAQKGADGSIFSLAQVSSGADLAGVIPPTGEVVCPWVWAGLAALGIIGIAHATDDDDSNPTFTIVEPPPVPQPPPPPSAPPPVINPGSFPGGNTPPPVGEEPPPAPTPSDGDADADSDADADADADADADADADADADADADADADADADADADADADADADADADADADADADADADADADADADADADADADADADADADADADADADADADADADADADADADADADADADADADADADADADADADADADADADADADADADCDKPCHHICDINVDVDVDIDFECDADADSDADADADADADSDWHFSYELDLHGFDIDIDIDIDVEKMKTVGHDDCHNECSLDIDVDIDIDIECDKPDITPDDDDADADSDADADADADADADADADADADADADADADADADADADADADADADADADADADADADADADADADADADADADADADADADADSDSDSDMELPNGISYVAFRLQNGQVVKVEYGEDDDIKDPSHPETLFDCVEDEFGSPVVEYIIKAGNNHYDEDGNLVSPLDVMLGWPTNPAGNVGGATVPVISLDELCDDEESMALTNEESPESLALVDSEQDATPESGHAHSEVMESMLESSLELLLEKAIEVALAKLVADDHCECSDSPHHDDGSLLSLKDLLDDFFESDHLSQLGFETLVGGIHGTNIDAMSPLETLEMMPMDMDDPVNVMWSQYTQYDL encoded by the coding sequence ATGCAAACGCAGGTAGTTGATAAGTCCAGCGGCACCCTGAGTTCGTTTGAAACCGCGAACGTGGTTTTAAGCTCTCCGGGCTTTGTCAAATTAGGGTTGTCTCAGGAAGATATTGTGTCTTTCTCCAGGTCTGGCACAGATCTGATCATTCAGTTGGCGTCGGGTGAAGTCATTACCATAGAGAACTTCTACCTGGCGGATACGAACAGCTTGGAAAGCGATCTTTTTCTGGAAGACCCTGAGACCGGTGCCGTCCTGCTGGCACAGAAAGGTGCCGACGGATCTATTTTCTCCTTGGCTCAGGTAAGCTCCGGCGCGGATCTGGCTGGAGTCATTCCGCCGACTGGTGAGGTTGTTTGTCCGTGGGTGTGGGCGGGACTGGCAGCCCTGGGTATTATCGGTATCGCACATGCGACCGACGATGATGACTCGAACCCCACATTCACAATCGTAGAACCACCGCCCGTTCCCCAACCACCGCCCCCCCCATCTGCGCCACCGCCCGTTATCAATCCCGGATCCTTTCCCGGTGGAAATACACCGCCGCCTGTCGGAGAAGAGCCTCCTCCTGCTCCCACACCATCGGACGGGGATGCGGATGCAGATTCGGACGCCGATGCTGATGCTGATGCGGACGCTGATGCTGATGCGGACGCTGATGCCGATGCGGATGCTGATGCGGACGCTGACGCTGACGCTGACGCTGACGCGGATGCCGATGCGGATGCCGACGCCGATGCGGATGCAGACGCCGATGCGGATGCCGACGCCGATGCGGACGCTGACGCGGATGCCGATGCCGATGCCGATGCCGATGCGGACGCGGATGCCGATGCCGATGCGGACGCTGACGCGGATGCCGATGCGGATGCTGACGCGGATGCCGATGCCGATGCCGATGCCGATGCAGACGCCGATGCCGATGCCGACGCTGACGCGGATGCCGATGCCGATGCCGATGCTGATGCTGACGCTGACGCGGATGCCGATGCCGATGCCGATGCCGATGCCGATGCTGACGCGGATGCCGATGCAGACGCCGACGCCGACGCCGATTGCGACAAACCCTGCCATCACATTTGCGATATCAATGTCGATGTGGATGTGGATATTGACTTCGAGTGTGATGCAGATGCGGACTCGGATGCAGACGCCGATGCAGACGCGGATGCCGATAGCGACTGGCACTTCAGCTACGAACTGGATCTTCACGGCTTTGACATCGACATCGATATAGATATCGACGTTGAGAAAATGAAGACGGTGGGGCATGACGACTGTCACAATGAGTGCAGTCTTGATATCGATGTCGACATCGATATAGATATTGAGTGCGACAAGCCGGATATCACGCCGGATGATGATGATGCAGATGCGGACTCAGATGCAGACGCCGATGCAGACGCCGATGCAGACGCCGATGCAGACGCCGATGCAGACGCCGATGCAGACGCCGATGCAGACGCCGATGCAGACGCCGATGCCGATGCCGATGCCGATGCCGATGCCGATGCCGATGCCGATGCCGATGCAGACGCCGATGCCGATGCCGATGCCGACGCCGATGCCGACGCCGATGCCGACGCCGATGCCGATGCAGACGCCGATGCAGACGCCGATGCAGACGCCGATTCCGATTCCGATTCTGACATGGAGCTGCCAAATGGTATCTCCTATGTCGCGTTCAGATTGCAAAATGGCCAGGTCGTCAAAGTCGAATATGGCGAGGATGACGATATTAAAGATCCATCCCATCCCGAAACTCTCTTCGACTGTGTTGAAGATGAATTTGGATCCCCTGTGGTGGAATACATCATCAAGGCAGGTAACAACCACTACGATGAGGATGGAAATTTAGTTTCGCCACTCGATGTCATGCTGGGATGGCCTACCAATCCGGCGGGCAATGTGGGGGGGGCGACTGTTCCTGTAATCTCCCTGGACGAGCTGTGTGATGATGAGGAATCCATGGCGCTAACCAATGAAGAGTCACCGGAGTCACTGGCTCTGGTTGATTCTGAGCAGGATGCCACTCCGGAATCCGGCCATGCTCACTCAGAAGTAATGGAGAGTATGCTGGAGAGCAGTCTGGAGTTACTGCTCGAAAAAGCCATTGAGGTGGCGTTGGCCAAACTCGTTGCTGATGATCATTGCGAATGTTCTGACTCGCCACACCATGATGATGGATCGTTACTTTCACTGAAAGATCTACTGGATGATTTCTTTGAAAGTGACCATCTCTCTCAATTGGGCTTCGAAACGTTGGTCGGCGGTATCCATGGAACAAACATCGATGCAATGAGCCCGCTGGAAACGCTGGAGATGATGCCGATGGATATGGATGATCCTGTCAATGTTATGTGGTCGCAATACACTCAATACGACCTGTAG
- a CDS encoding TolC family outer membrane protein produces the protein MISEHAKRKSCKVERGNFRQTFIETPSVSALLFLVVSAAYIPVLAASQDEALQTINPSQLYGEGSEQSLFAAQSLNPAVTMSASILEVGLEDAVKRAVGWHPSIGESVSELYQQQQNIRAARAGYFPQLSIGVVGGYESEYDGDGDGHAVQLYLSQVLYDFGKISSEVDAATAGAQVSQARVLQQVDLIGRDTAQAAIEVQRYQALLSSAEEQIQGVSAISRLVSLRNERGASSRSDVLQAQSRIESARATRQQLLAQLNRWKGVLQNLMGVEQPIALTMRIPETVVRGCQVDPVQASYAPAVLLAEAQRAEAVAQLKEAKAQSWPTLSLDGSVNSYLDQEYVDANALNNHENAVFLNLSMPIYQGGRIFANRDAAGFALRSAEAAKDNARLSAVRDLRISQNQSDGLEKSLSILDARLRAISETRDLYRQQYSSLGTRTLVELLNSEQELYQARIEKNNTEYDLNKLRVDCLYSVGEIRNAFNLQDRPIQGVKVLP, from the coding sequence GTGATCTCAGAACACGCGAAACGTAAATCATGTAAGGTCGAACGCGGTAATTTCCGCCAGACATTCATAGAAACCCCTTCAGTATCCGCACTACTTTTCCTCGTTGTATCTGCCGCCTACATTCCAGTGCTGGCTGCCAGTCAGGACGAGGCACTTCAGACCATAAACCCGTCACAACTTTACGGTGAAGGGTCAGAGCAATCACTGTTTGCCGCACAATCTCTCAATCCCGCGGTTACCATGAGTGCGAGTATTCTGGAGGTAGGCTTGGAGGATGCTGTTAAGAGGGCCGTTGGTTGGCATCCATCAATCGGGGAGTCCGTAAGCGAGCTTTACCAGCAACAGCAGAATATTCGTGCCGCCCGCGCGGGCTATTTCCCTCAGCTCAGCATCGGTGTCGTGGGAGGATACGAGAGTGAATACGATGGTGACGGGGATGGTCACGCTGTACAGCTTTACCTCTCGCAGGTCTTGTATGATTTTGGAAAGATCTCCAGCGAAGTAGATGCTGCGACTGCAGGTGCACAGGTCTCTCAGGCTCGAGTCCTGCAGCAGGTCGATCTTATTGGAAGAGACACGGCTCAGGCGGCTATCGAGGTTCAGAGGTACCAGGCGCTGCTTTCGTCTGCGGAAGAACAGATACAGGGAGTTTCCGCCATATCGAGACTCGTAAGTCTCCGGAATGAGCGCGGTGCGAGTTCTCGCTCCGATGTACTGCAGGCGCAGTCTCGCATTGAATCTGCAAGAGCGACGCGGCAACAGCTCCTGGCGCAGTTGAATCGGTGGAAGGGTGTGCTACAGAACCTGATGGGAGTAGAGCAGCCAATAGCACTGACCATGAGGATACCCGAAACAGTGGTGCGTGGCTGCCAGGTTGATCCTGTGCAGGCTAGTTACGCTCCCGCTGTGTTACTGGCTGAGGCACAGCGTGCCGAGGCGGTAGCTCAACTAAAAGAGGCCAAAGCCCAGTCGTGGCCTACGCTCTCACTGGATGGGAGTGTTAATAGTTATCTGGATCAGGAGTATGTGGATGCGAATGCTCTGAATAACCACGAGAATGCGGTATTCCTGAACCTGTCTATGCCGATCTATCAAGGGGGAAGGATTTTCGCGAATCGGGACGCGGCGGGTTTCGCTCTGCGCTCCGCGGAAGCGGCCAAAGATAATGCACGACTGAGTGCGGTGCGAGATCTGCGTATATCACAGAATCAGAGTGATGGTCTGGAAAAAAGCCTATCGATATTGGATGCGCGCCTGCGTGCGATATCCGAAACACGTGATTTGTATCGACAGCAATATTCTTCCCTTGGAACCAGAACCTTGGTAGAACTTCTTAATTCTGAGCAGGAGCTTTATCAGGCGAGAATCGAAAAGAATAACACAGAGTATGATCTCAATAAACTAAGAGTGGACTGCCTGTACTCTGTTGGAGAAATTAGGAACGCCTTCAATTTACAAGATAGGCCAATTCAGGGTGTGAAGGTGCTTCCGTAA
- a CDS encoding MDR family MFS transporter: MSSRPSRKNPEGLASGFFFAVNLGEIGMDRQWWQSLYGLPPLIWIVLIGSFFGRGTYFMVWPFLAILLHEKFALTPTSIGLILSVSAMAATVLGFYVGTLSDRYGRRNLLILGTAINTFAFALLALAESLSTFVLSIALCSIGRAIWEAPASALFGDLIPEKQSRELALQFRYFLINVGAALGPVVGVWAGISAQQTTFGLTSASYFFLCLGFVWAFSYTDSGLMARRKKDPSTNFRATLRVLRADKAFLIVVLANILTLFIYAHMDSSLVQYLTQSNAPGLIPLISSMILVNALTIILLQFPLLKLMAELSVNHRVIVGILILAAGQVWFAINPVYWFYGWLGATFVVSVAETILFPTMSIQVDRMAPDHLRGSYFGATSFYTLGWSSAPLVGGIVIEWLGGPTLYLTTFCLCGLVLYLYFLSNRFLIGDEKYTKPPISSENPTTI; the protein is encoded by the coding sequence GTGTCATCAAGACCCTCCAGGAAAAACCCGGAAGGTCTTGCCTCCGGGTTTTTTTTTGCCGTCAATTTGGGAGAAATCGGCATGGACAGGCAGTGGTGGCAATCACTTTACGGCTTACCGCCTTTAATATGGATTGTTCTGATTGGCAGTTTTTTTGGCCGTGGAACCTACTTTATGGTGTGGCCGTTCCTGGCAATTCTTCTGCATGAAAAATTCGCGCTGACTCCGACGAGCATCGGTCTGATACTCAGTGTTTCCGCCATGGCCGCAACCGTGCTCGGCTTCTATGTGGGTACATTGTCTGACCGCTATGGTCGGCGCAACCTTCTCATATTGGGAACTGCGATCAATACGTTTGCCTTTGCGCTGTTGGCGTTGGCGGAGTCATTGTCGACTTTTGTTCTTTCCATCGCACTTTGCTCTATTGGCCGTGCGATTTGGGAGGCACCGGCCAGCGCATTGTTTGGTGATCTGATTCCTGAAAAGCAGAGCCGTGAACTGGCGCTGCAGTTCCGCTACTTCCTGATCAATGTGGGGGCGGCGCTTGGGCCAGTTGTCGGTGTCTGGGCAGGTATTAGTGCACAGCAGACTACTTTCGGTTTGACGTCAGCGAGTTACTTTTTCCTGTGTCTCGGATTTGTCTGGGCATTCAGCTATACGGACTCCGGACTGATGGCACGACGGAAAAAAGATCCCTCGACGAATTTCCGCGCCACTTTAAGGGTTCTGCGGGCGGATAAGGCTTTCCTTATCGTTGTGCTCGCCAATATCCTCACGCTTTTCATTTACGCGCACATGGATTCCAGCCTGGTGCAGTATCTCACGCAGAGTAACGCTCCGGGTCTGATACCGCTGATATCCAGCATGATTCTGGTCAATGCCCTGACCATCATTCTTCTGCAGTTTCCACTGTTGAAATTGATGGCGGAACTGAGTGTCAATCATCGAGTCATTGTGGGAATTTTGATTCTTGCCGCAGGGCAGGTTTGGTTCGCAATCAATCCGGTTTACTGGTTCTACGGTTGGTTGGGAGCAACATTCGTTGTAAGTGTGGCGGAGACAATTTTATTTCCGACAATGAGTATCCAGGTAGATCGAATGGCTCCCGATCATTTGAGAGGCAGTTATTTCGGCGCTACGTCGTTCTATACGCTGGGGTGGTCGAGCGCGCCGTTGGTCGGTGGTATTGTGATTGAATGGTTGGGGGGGCCGACTTTGTACCTCACTACCTTCTGTCTCTGCGGTTTGGTTTTGTACCTTTATTTTCTGAGCAATCGTTTTTTGATTGGGGACGAAAAATATACCAAGCCGCCAATTTCTTCGGAAAATCCTACGACAATCTAA
- a CDS encoding type I secretion system permease/ATPase: MGESGNEKTDFSQWMEAVVCVAKHYRLEFSEENIRIASKWGQEETIENVVRSMARQAGMVVKFSEFDTSMLSPWRLPLVFQLKDGQIGVIETIDAEGNLSVSFSGDKGASSTVKSEFIVGHILSVVVLRPANNVADVRVDEYVKPQEKHWFRSIILRDLKPYAHVMVATTVANILALAGILFSKQVYDRVIPAESTPTLYVLFSGVMIAIVFDFIMRVNRIRITDVLGKRADIRVSDLVYGHAVRLRNSARPKSTGAFISQIRELEKVREMVTSTTILAMADMPFFILFLGFMWYVAGPLALVPLCALVLLIVPGVLAQGRLAQLAGESIRESSLRNAMLVETVQGMEDIKGLQAEQRFQQQWNHYNAVTAESNLRLRALIGNLVTWTHNVQSSVFAVIVLFGAPMVMAGDMTTGSLVAASILGSRMMAPMSQITQVLSRWQQAKYALRGLDQIMRLPVDHPEGSKRVHLSSIRGNFGMRQASFKYGADCSVPALNVASLKIRAGERVGVLGRNGAGKSTLLQALSGMLEPSNGEVTLEGVSLEHIDPSDTRRDIGLLTQNSNLFHGTLRENVTLGMPGANDSELMAALDMAGALEFIRKLPKGLDHVVLEGGLGLSGGQRQSLLLARLFIRNPSVVLLDEPTASLDDMTEKRFITKLLRWIEGRTLILATHRSSTLQLVDRILVVDGGQIILDEPKSVALQKLSQVHARGVNPRDSDKMLSREQVN, translated from the coding sequence ATGGGCGAATCCGGGAATGAGAAAACAGATTTCTCTCAATGGATGGAAGCTGTAGTCTGCGTTGCGAAGCATTATCGTCTTGAATTTTCTGAGGAAAATATTCGAATTGCATCGAAGTGGGGTCAGGAGGAAACGATAGAAAACGTGGTGAGAAGTATGGCTCGCCAGGCTGGAATGGTTGTTAAGTTTTCTGAGTTTGATACGTCTATGTTGAGTCCGTGGAGATTGCCGCTGGTTTTCCAACTCAAGGACGGTCAAATCGGTGTTATAGAAACCATAGATGCCGAAGGTAATCTTTCAGTAAGTTTCAGTGGCGACAAAGGCGCATCATCTACTGTAAAGTCAGAATTTATTGTGGGGCATATTCTCTCGGTTGTAGTTCTGAGGCCGGCTAACAATGTGGCGGACGTTCGGGTCGATGAGTATGTTAAGCCTCAGGAGAAGCACTGGTTCAGGTCCATTATTCTGAGAGACCTGAAACCTTATGCTCATGTTATGGTTGCTACTACTGTAGCAAACATACTTGCGCTGGCCGGAATTCTGTTTTCCAAGCAGGTGTATGACAGGGTAATACCCGCTGAATCCACTCCGACCCTATATGTGCTATTCAGTGGTGTAATGATCGCGATTGTTTTTGATTTCATCATGCGGGTTAATCGCATCCGTATTACTGATGTTCTTGGAAAGCGGGCAGATATACGAGTTTCTGATCTGGTTTATGGTCATGCCGTTCGGCTGCGTAACAGCGCTCGACCGAAATCCACCGGGGCCTTTATTTCGCAGATTCGCGAGTTGGAGAAAGTCCGGGAGATGGTGACCTCCACCACCATTCTCGCCATGGCGGACATGCCATTTTTTATTTTGTTCCTAGGTTTCATGTGGTACGTGGCAGGACCACTGGCACTGGTTCCTTTGTGTGCTTTAGTACTACTTATTGTTCCCGGCGTTCTTGCGCAGGGGAGACTCGCTCAGCTCGCTGGGGAATCCATTCGCGAGTCATCGTTGCGTAACGCCATGTTGGTAGAAACAGTTCAAGGGATGGAGGACATTAAGGGACTTCAAGCAGAGCAGCGCTTTCAGCAGCAATGGAACCATTACAACGCGGTCACCGCAGAATCCAATTTGCGATTACGCGCACTGATTGGAAACCTGGTTACCTGGACTCACAATGTTCAATCATCTGTCTTTGCGGTGATTGTGCTATTTGGCGCACCTATGGTGATGGCTGGTGACATGACCACTGGCTCGTTGGTTGCGGCTTCTATTCTCGGGTCGCGGATGATGGCTCCGATGTCACAGATTACGCAGGTTCTCAGTCGTTGGCAGCAGGCGAAATATGCTCTGAGAGGGTTGGACCAGATAATGCGGCTGCCCGTGGATCACCCGGAGGGAAGCAAGCGGGTACATCTCTCTTCGATTCGCGGGAATTTTGGGATGCGTCAGGCCAGCTTCAAATATGGAGCTGATTGCAGTGTGCCGGCATTGAATGTTGCTTCCCTGAAAATTCGTGCGGGTGAAAGAGTTGGTGTTCTGGGGCGAAATGGCGCAGGTAAATCCACATTGCTACAGGCGTTGTCTGGAATGCTGGAACCGAGTAATGGTGAGGTAACTCTCGAAGGGGTGAGTCTTGAGCATATTGACCCATCTGATACTCGTCGTGACATTGGTCTCCTTACTCAAAATTCCAATCTTTTTCATGGCACCTTGCGGGAGAATGTAACACTGGGCATGCCCGGAGCAAATGATAGCGAGCTGATGGCTGCTCTGGATATGGCAGGCGCGCTGGAATTTATACGCAAGCTTCCCAAGGGGTTGGATCATGTTGTATTGGAAGGCGGTCTCGGACTTTCAGGTGGGCAGCGTCAGTCATTACTCCTCGCACGCTTGTTTATCCGAAACCCCAGTGTGGTTCTGTTGGATGAGCCAACTGCATCTCTGGATGATATGACAGAAAAAAGGTTCATCACAAAATTGCTCCGATGGATTGAGGGGCGTACTCTGATTTTGGCTACGCATCGAAGCAGTACGTTACAGTTGGTTGATCGAATACTGGTAGTTGATGGCGGGCAGATAATTCTTGATGAGCCGAAATCAGTCGCGCTTCAGAAGCTCTCTCAGGTTCATGCGCGCGGGGTGAATCCACGGGATTCTGATAAAATGCTGAGTAGAGAACAGGTGAATTGA